A genomic window from Engraulis encrasicolus isolate BLACKSEA-1 chromosome 14, IST_EnEncr_1.0, whole genome shotgun sequence includes:
- the eif6 gene encoding eukaryotic translation initiation factor 6: protein MAVRASFEKNNEIGCFAKLTNTYCLVAIGGSENFYSVFEGELSETIPVVHASIAGCRIIGRMCVGNRHGLLVPNNTTDQELQHIRNCLPDTVRIQRVEERLSALGNVIACNDYVALVHPDLDRETEEILADSLKVEVFRQTIAEQVLVGSYCAFSNQGGLVHPKTSIEDQDELSSLLQVPLVAGTVNRGSEVIAAGMVVNDWCAFCGLDTTSTELSVIESVFRLSETQPSAIATSMRDSLIDSLT from the exons ATGGCAGTAAGAGCTTCTTTCgagaaaaacaatgaaatcggCTGCTTTGCTAAACTCACCAACACATACTGTCTCGTAGCCATAGGAGGCTCAGAAAACTTTTACAG TGTCTTTGAAGGGGAGCTGTCTGAAACCATACCTGTTGTTCATGCGTCCATAGCCGGTTGTCGCATCATTGGAAGAATGTGTGTAG GAAATCGTCACGGTCTTTTGGTTCCTAACAACACGACGGATCAGGAGCTGCAGCACATCCGAAACTGCCTGCCAGACACAGTGCGCATccagagggtggaggagaggctgTCTGCCCTGGGCAACGTCATCGCCTGTAACGACTACGTCGCACTCGTGCATCCAGATCTCGACAGG GAAACGGAAGAGATTCTGGCAGACAGTCTGAAGGTGGAGGTGTTTCGTCAGACCATTGCGGAGCAGGTGTTGGTGGGCAGCTACTGTGCGTTCAGTAACCAGGGCGGACTAGTGCATCCCAAGACGTCAATAGAGGACCAGGATGagctctcgtctctcctccaagTACCGCTGGTG GCGGGCACAGTAAACCGTGGTAGCGAGGTGATTGCGGCGGGCATGGTGGTGAACGACTGGTGTGCCTTCTGCGGCCTGGACACCACCAGCACGGAGCTGTCCGTCATCGAGAGCGTCTTCCGGCTGAGCGAGACGCAGCCCAGCGCCATCGCCACCTCCATGAGGGACTCGCTCATCGACAG CCTGACATAA
- the LOC134461984 gene encoding mediator of RNA polymerase II transcription subunit 15-like isoform X1, with protein MPKGGMEDGQSQPQTRLPGESGHAGCHQCHHPQEANNTDARPDAEVTVAVTATTSQQHQQQQQEQQEQEQQQEQQQEQQQEQQQQSAPELPQYRMGSKSVDDMRFMISCTNWY; from the exons ATGCCAA agggagggatggaggacggGCAGAGCCAACCGCAGACTCGGCTGCCTGGTGAGAGTGGGCACGCTGGCTGTCATCAGTGTCATCACCCCCAAGAAGCCAATAACACGGACGCTCGTCCAGACGCGGAAGTGACAGTGGCGGTGACAGCCACCACCtcccagcagcatcagcagcagcagcaggagcagcaggagcaggagcagcagcaggagcagcagcaggagcagcagcaggagcagcagcagcagtcagccCCCGAGCTCCCCCAGTACAGGATGGGATCCAAGAGTGTGGATGACATGCGCTTCATGATCTCATGCACCAACTGGTATTAA
- the LOC134461984 gene encoding mediator of RNA polymerase II transcription subunit 15-like isoform X2, translated as MEDGQSQPQTRLPGESGHAGCHQCHHPQEANNTDARPDAEVTVAVTATTSQQHQQQQQEQQEQEQQQEQQQEQQQEQQQQSAPELPQYRMGSKSVDDMRFMISCTNWY; from the coding sequence atggaggacggGCAGAGCCAACCGCAGACTCGGCTGCCTGGTGAGAGTGGGCACGCTGGCTGTCATCAGTGTCATCACCCCCAAGAAGCCAATAACACGGACGCTCGTCCAGACGCGGAAGTGACAGTGGCGGTGACAGCCACCACCtcccagcagcatcagcagcagcagcaggagcagcaggagcaggagcagcagcaggagcagcagcaggagcagcagcaggagcagcagcagcagtcagccCCCGAGCTCCCCCAGTACAGGATGGGATCCAAGAGTGTGGATGACATGCGCTTCATGATCTCATGCACCAACTGGTATTAA